In a genomic window of Amblyomma americanum isolate KBUSLIRL-KWMA chromosome 4, ASM5285725v1, whole genome shotgun sequence:
- the LOC144130360 gene encoding uncharacterized protein LOC144130360: MPASVVFTRETFDEMIAKRAVIFMEDNVMQNYIAALYPQKPGLGIIYPSRQHTISAQFSMFMRKTLDPRIMKLLHTRCRWMHESGLTERKRLQLKSRSWFLTRPSSSQVHSLSSEDTAALFYMVLIGQAAALVVFLGELALHAFVSKKLPIGGRRKAALRHLNAQ; the protein is encoded by the exons ATGCCTGCTTCGGTGGTCTTCACTCGTGAAACGTTCGACGAAATGATTGCCAAGCGCGCCGTCATCTTCATGGAGGACAACGTGATGCAGAACTACATTGCTGCCCTGTATCCTCAGAAGCCAGGACTGGGCATCATTTACCCGTCTCGCCAACACACCATATCTGCCCAGTTCAGCATGTTCATGCGCAAGACTCTCGACCCTAGGATCATGAAACTTCTCCACACGAG ATGCCGTTGGATGCACGAGTCCGGACTCACGGAGCGGAAGCGGTTGCAGCTCAAGTCCCGGTCGTGGTTCCTCACGAGGCCTTCCTCGTCGCAGGTTCACTCATTGTCGTCCGAGGACACTGCGGCGCTCTTCTACATGGTGCTCATTGGACAGGCAGCGGCACTGGTGGTGTTTCTCGGCGAACTGGCCCTGCATGCCTTTGTCTCCAAGAAACTGCCCATTGGCGGCCGCCGAAAGGCGGCGCTTCGTCACTTGAATGCCCAATGA
- the LOC144129827 gene encoding putative glutamate receptor, translated as MKRLTPDVFDSVQLQTTDEQIWSSRRPTGEWGGPLGMLERNESDISAHPVIPTADRMTVGTPLPAYAYSNPRFFAGTPNAYMTSVFAYLMSFDLEVWLGLLLCWPLVSTLISFIEAVRSGYPFKDTIIDNLFDILGVMMFEGTIRPVRDVVGRVIFAVWWLAVLVLMNSFQGTMKASMSVKTPTERLEYFREVAERPHLKPIIIRGTTFEHQFKPPLVCFPALHPPMASPQEGRAT; from the exons ATGAAACGACTGACACCCGACGTGTTCGACAGCGTGCAGCTCCAGACCACGGACGAGCAGATATGGTCCAGCCGACGCCCAACAGGAGAGTGGGGAGGACCCTTGGGCATGCTGGAGAGGAAT GAGTCGGACATCTCGGCACACCCAGTGATACCGACGGCCGACCGGATGACGGTGGGCACGCCACTGCCAGCGTACGCCTATTCGAATCCGCGCTTCTTCGCCGGAACGCCCAACGCGTACATGACCAGCGTGTTCGCCTACCTCATGAGCTTCGACCTCGAG GTGTGGCTGGGCCTACTATTGTGCTGGCCCTTGGTGAGCACCTTAATCTCCTTCATCGAAGCGGTCCGGTCTGGATATCCCTTCAAGGACACTATCATCGACAACCTCTTCGACATCCTTGGTGTCATGATGTTCGAAG GCACTATCCGTCCCGTACGCGACGTGGTGGGCCGTGTGATATTCGCCGTCTGGTGGCTTGCGGTCCTGGTGCTGATGAATTCCTTCCAGGGAACCATGAAGGCCAGCATGAGCGTCAAGACGCCCACTGAACGCCTGGAGTACTTCAGGGAAGTGGCAGAGAGGCCACACCTCAAGCCCATCATCATAAGAGGGACCACGTTCGAGCATCAATTCAAG CCTCCccttgtttgctttcccgcgcTGCACCCTCCCATGGCTTCGCCTCAGGAGGGGCGCGCCACGTAA